Proteins encoded together in one Pseudomonas sp. Seg1 window:
- a CDS encoding CPBP family intramembrane glutamic endopeptidase — MKSLPWLYLALLGLGYGLALSYGQLGWLALISIGLLLMAGFAVRQQHVPFARYLGHGLFIVLALALALHWLPGFYNGRAIDPQRFTDNAVPFSMYLNQDKPLIGFWLLLVCPWIVARRSLRLTVYATALALTLSVILALGGALLLGVIAWAPKWPDQAWLWVLNNLLLVTLVEEALFRGYIQGGLSRRFKHLPYGENLALLLASSLFGLAHIGAGWTWVLLAGLAGVGYGLAYRFGGLGAAIATHFGLNLLHFALFTYPMLAG; from the coding sequence ATGAAGTCTCTGCCATGGCTCTATCTGGCACTTCTCGGCCTCGGCTACGGTTTGGCGCTGAGCTACGGTCAACTCGGCTGGCTCGCACTGATCTCTATCGGGCTGCTTTTGATGGCCGGTTTCGCCGTACGCCAGCAACACGTGCCGTTTGCGCGTTATCTCGGCCACGGCCTGTTCATCGTGCTGGCTTTGGCGCTGGCCCTGCACTGGCTGCCAGGGTTCTACAACGGTCGCGCCATTGATCCGCAACGTTTCACTGACAACGCCGTGCCGTTCTCGATGTACCTCAATCAAGACAAACCGCTGATTGGTTTCTGGCTGTTGCTGGTCTGCCCATGGATTGTCGCCCGGCGCTCGCTGCGCCTGACGGTCTACGCCACCGCCCTCGCCCTGACCTTGAGTGTGATCCTCGCCCTCGGCGGCGCGTTGTTGCTGGGCGTGATCGCCTGGGCACCGAAGTGGCCGGATCAGGCGTGGCTGTGGGTGCTGAACAATCTGCTGCTGGTGACCCTGGTCGAGGAAGCGTTGTTTCGCGGCTATATACAGGGCGGCCTGAGCCGGCGTTTCAAACACCTGCCCTATGGCGAAAATCTTGCCCTGCTGCTGGCCTCATCGCTGTTCGGGCTGGCGCACATCGGTGCGGGCTGGACGTGGGTGTTGCTGGCGGGTCTGGCAGGTGTCGGCTATGGTCTGGCCTACCGTTTTGGCGGACTCGGCGCAGCAATCGCCACGCACTTCGGGCTGAACCTGCTGCATTTCGCACTGTTCACCTATCCGATGCTGGCGGGTTGA
- the inhA gene encoding isonitrile hydratase — translation MTLQIGFLLFPQVQQLDLTGPYDVLASLPGVQVHLIWKDLMPVTASTGLLLKPTTTFEDCPDLDVICVPGGGGVGPLMEDAQTLDFIKRQAAQARYVTSVCTGSLVLGAAGLLQGKRATTHWAYHDLLPTLGAIAVKDRVVRDGNLFTGGGITAGIDFALVLAAELFDADTAQLVQLQLEYAPAPPFHSGSPETAPNAIVDEARLRAAPSLKLRTEITERAAAKLNLR, via the coding sequence ATGACGCTGCAGATCGGTTTTCTGTTGTTTCCACAGGTTCAGCAACTTGACCTGACCGGGCCGTACGACGTGCTCGCCTCGCTGCCGGGCGTGCAGGTGCATCTGATCTGGAAGGACCTGATGCCGGTCACGGCCAGCACCGGGCTGCTGCTGAAACCGACCACAACGTTCGAGGATTGCCCGGATCTGGATGTGATCTGTGTGCCCGGCGGTGGCGGCGTCGGTCCTTTGATGGAGGATGCTCAGACGCTGGATTTCATCAAACGTCAGGCTGCGCAAGCGCGTTACGTGACGTCGGTGTGCACCGGGTCGCTGGTGCTCGGCGCGGCGGGTCTGCTGCAAGGCAAACGGGCGACTACGCATTGGGCATATCACGATCTGCTGCCGACACTGGGCGCGATTGCGGTGAAGGATCGGGTGGTGCGTGACGGCAATCTGTTTACCGGTGGCGGGATTACCGCGGGAATCGATTTTGCGCTGGTGTTGGCGGCTGAACTGTTCGATGCCGACACGGCGCAACTGGTGCAGTTGCAGCTGGAATATGCGCCGGCGCCGCCGTTCCATTCAGGCAGCCCGGAAACGGCACCGAACGCGATTGTCGATGAAGCCCGCCTGCGTGCCGCGCCATCGCTGAAGCTGCGCACGGAAATCACTGAGCGCGCGGCGGCAAAACTCAACCTGCGCTGA
- a CDS encoding GlxA family transcriptional regulator, with protein sequence MPKAIHVLAFANMQILDVTGPLQVFASANDLARQRGLPIPYAPSVIASGGGAVMSSAGLAVLAEPLPEAPSDTLIIAGGWGIYPAAEDVPLVDWVREHAAKCRRVASVCTGAFLLAASGWLDGRRVVTHWTRCEQLAQQHPKLQVEANPIFINDGPVWTSAGVTAGIDLALAMVEEDLGRDIALDVARHLVVFLKRPGGQSQFSVTLSLQNQGNRFDDLHAWIAENLTCDLGIPTLAEQAGMSERSFVRHYRADTGQTPARAIELIRVETARRLLSDTGLPVKRVAANCGFGSEETLRRSFLRAIGVTPQAYRERFSVSAATD encoded by the coding sequence ATGCCCAAAGCCATCCACGTACTCGCGTTCGCCAATATGCAGATCCTCGACGTCACCGGGCCGTTGCAGGTATTCGCCTCGGCCAATGACCTCGCCCGTCAGCGCGGATTGCCCATTCCGTATGCGCCGAGCGTGATTGCCAGCGGCGGCGGGGCGGTGATGTCCTCGGCCGGTCTGGCGGTGTTGGCCGAGCCGTTGCCCGAAGCGCCCAGCGACACGTTGATCATCGCCGGTGGCTGGGGGATTTATCCGGCGGCGGAAGATGTGCCGCTGGTGGATTGGGTGCGCGAGCATGCCGCGAAATGCCGTCGCGTGGCCTCGGTTTGTACGGGAGCGTTTCTGCTGGCGGCCAGCGGCTGGCTCGACGGTCGCCGCGTGGTCACCCACTGGACCCGTTGCGAACAGCTGGCGCAGCAGCACCCGAAACTGCAAGTCGAGGCCAATCCGATCTTCATCAATGACGGCCCGGTGTGGACGTCTGCGGGGGTCACCGCCGGCATCGATCTGGCGCTGGCGATGGTTGAGGAAGATCTCGGTCGCGACATCGCGCTGGACGTCGCCCGCCATCTGGTGGTGTTCCTCAAACGCCCGGGCGGGCAGTCGCAATTCAGCGTGACGCTATCGCTGCAAAATCAGGGCAATCGTTTCGACGACCTGCACGCGTGGATCGCCGAAAACCTGACCTGTGACCTCGGCATCCCGACCCTCGCCGAGCAGGCCGGGATGAGCGAACGCAGTTTCGTCCGCCACTACCGCGCCGACACCGGCCAGACCCCGGCGCGGGCCATCGAACTGATCCGTGTCGAAACGGCACGGCGCTTACTCAGTGACACGGGGTTGCCGGTCAAACGGGTCGCGGCCAATTGTGGATTTGGCAGCGAAGAGACGCTGCGCCGTAGTTTCCTGCGGGCGATTGGCGTGACGCCGCAGGCTTATCGCGAGCGCTTTTCGGTCAGTGCTGCAACAGATTGA
- a CDS encoding glycoside hydrolase family 15 protein yields the protein MAEHHPERQSPIDAHGIIGDMRSAALVNDKGSVDFFCWPEFDSPSIFCSLLDTPDAGIFQLAPALPDARREQIYLPDTNVLQTRWLSDDAVVEITDMLPVGDSEDDLPLLMRRVRVVSGEATFHMRCAVRHDYARADTRAALDNNDVVFSASGQPTLRLASDQPLQVDAAAAIARFTLKQDQTAAFMLGASDDPRFAEGAGDFCMERTLKFWRDWIGQSIYRGRWREMVNRSALALKLLTSRKHGAILAAATFGLPETPGGERNWDYRYTWIRDASFTVYAFMRLGFVGEANDYMRWLRHRVSDCHGQPMKLNILYAIDGRQELPETELDNLSGHGGARPVRIGNGAYDQIQLDIFGELMDAVYLVNKYGDAISHEGWKHVREVVDQVCETWQTTDVGIWEMRGEQHHFLHSRLMCWVALDRAIRLASKRSLPAPFAQWDQTRQAIYADIWDNFWDEERGHFVQYKGGSSLDGSMLLMPLVRFVSAKDPRWLSTLEAIEKHLVRDGMVYRYRNDDANIDGLTGTEGAFAACSFWYVECLARAGQVEKAHLEFEQLLRYANPLGLYAEEFDSHGRHLGNTPQALTHLALISAASFLDRRLSGEKSEWQP from the coding sequence ATGGCTGAGCATCATCCAGAACGACAAAGCCCGATCGACGCCCACGGCATCATCGGCGACATGCGCAGTGCGGCACTGGTCAACGACAAGGGCAGCGTGGATTTTTTCTGCTGGCCGGAGTTCGACAGTCCGTCGATTTTCTGTTCGTTGCTGGATACCCCCGACGCGGGTATTTTCCAGTTGGCGCCAGCCTTGCCCGATGCCCGGCGCGAGCAAATTTACCTGCCGGACACCAACGTCCTGCAAACCCGCTGGCTCAGTGACGATGCCGTGGTGGAAATCACCGACATGCTGCCGGTGGGTGACAGCGAAGATGACTTGCCACTGCTGATGCGCCGTGTGCGGGTGGTCAGCGGCGAGGCGACTTTCCACATGCGCTGCGCGGTACGCCACGACTATGCCCGTGCCGACACTCGCGCGGCGCTGGATAACAACGACGTGGTGTTCAGCGCCAGCGGGCAACCGACGCTGCGCCTGGCTTCTGATCAGCCCTTGCAGGTGGACGCCGCAGCGGCGATTGCCCGCTTCACCCTCAAGCAGGATCAGACGGCGGCCTTCATGCTCGGCGCCAGCGACGATCCGCGCTTCGCCGAAGGCGCCGGCGACTTCTGTATGGAGCGCACGCTGAAGTTCTGGCGCGACTGGATCGGCCAGTCGATTTACCGCGGACGCTGGCGGGAAATGGTCAACCGCTCTGCCCTCGCGCTCAAGCTGCTGACCTCGCGCAAACACGGCGCGATCCTCGCCGCCGCGACCTTCGGCCTGCCGGAAACGCCCGGCGGCGAACGCAACTGGGATTATCGCTACACCTGGATCCGCGATGCGTCGTTCACGGTTTACGCGTTCATGCGTCTGGGCTTTGTCGGCGAAGCCAACGACTACATGCGCTGGCTGCGCCATCGGGTCAGCGATTGCCATGGTCAGCCGATGAAACTCAACATCTTGTACGCCATCGACGGCCGACAGGAATTACCGGAAACCGAACTGGACAACCTGTCCGGGCATGGCGGCGCCCGACCGGTGCGCATCGGCAATGGCGCGTATGACCAGATTCAGCTGGATATCTTCGGCGAGCTGATGGACGCGGTGTATCTGGTCAACAAGTACGGTGACGCGATTTCCCACGAAGGCTGGAAACACGTGCGCGAAGTGGTCGATCAAGTCTGTGAGACGTGGCAGACCACGGATGTAGGCATTTGGGAAATGCGCGGTGAGCAGCATCACTTTCTGCACTCACGGCTGATGTGCTGGGTGGCACTGGATCGGGCGATTCGTTTGGCTTCAAAACGCTCGTTGCCTGCACCGTTCGCCCAGTGGGATCAAACCCGCCAGGCGATCTACGCCGACATCTGGGACAACTTCTGGGACGAAGAGCGCGGGCATTTTGTCCAGTACAAGGGCGGCAGCTCCCTCGACGGCTCGATGCTGCTGATGCCGCTGGTGCGTTTCGTCAGCGCCAAGGATCCGCGCTGGCTCTCGACCCTCGAAGCCATTGAAAAGCATCTGGTACGCGACGGCATGGTTTACCGCTATCGCAATGACGACGCCAACATCGACGGCTTGACCGGCACCGAAGGCGCGTTTGCCGCGTGTTCGTTCTGGTACGTCGAATGCCTGGCCCGCGCCGGTCAGGTGGAAAAGGCCCATCTGGAGTTTGAACAGTTGCTGCGCTACGCCAATCCGCTGGGGCTGTACGCCGAAGAATTCGACAGCCATGGCCGGCATCTGGGCAATACCCCGCAAGCGCTGACGCATCTGGCGTTGATCAGTGCGGCGAGTTTTCTGGATCGACGGTTGAGTGGAGAAAAGAGTGAGTGGCAGCCGTAA
- a CDS encoding glucose 1-dehydrogenase, translating to MHISLAGQVALVTGASSGIGHACAKVLAAAGAAVVINYNRQAEPAEALARQIIADGGQALAIGADVSKEDEVERLFAETLDAFGSLDILIANSGLQKDAAAVDMSLDDWNAVIGVNLTGQFLCARAALRIFNRQGVREGVSRAAGKIIHMSSVHQRIPWAGHVNYAASKGGVDQLMQTLAQEVSHQRIRINGIAPGAIRTAINKEATEGAAGEELLDLIPYGRIGDVEDVANAVVFLASDASDYIIGTTLFIDGGMSLYPEFRGNG from the coding sequence ATGCACATTTCTCTCGCCGGTCAGGTAGCTCTCGTCACCGGCGCCAGTTCCGGCATTGGCCACGCTTGCGCCAAAGTCCTGGCCGCTGCCGGTGCCGCCGTGGTCATCAACTACAACCGCCAGGCCGAACCCGCCGAAGCACTCGCCCGACAAATCATCGCCGATGGCGGTCAGGCCCTGGCCATCGGTGCCGATGTCTCCAAGGAAGACGAGGTCGAACGGCTGTTCGCTGAAACCCTCGACGCTTTCGGCTCACTGGACATTCTGATCGCCAATTCCGGCCTGCAAAAAGATGCGGCGGCTGTGGATATGTCGCTGGATGACTGGAACGCGGTGATCGGCGTCAACCTCACCGGCCAGTTCCTCTGCGCCCGTGCCGCGTTGCGCATCTTCAATCGCCAAGGCGTTCGCGAAGGCGTATCCCGCGCCGCCGGCAAAATCATCCACATGAGCTCGGTGCACCAGCGCATTCCGTGGGCCGGGCACGTCAATTACGCGGCGTCCAAGGGCGGTGTCGATCAGTTGATGCAGACGCTTGCCCAGGAAGTCAGCCATCAGCGCATTCGCATCAACGGCATTGCACCGGGGGCGATTCGCACGGCGATCAATAAAGAAGCCACCGAAGGCGCTGCCGGGGAAGAGCTGCTCGACCTGATTCCCTACGGGCGCATCGGCGATGTTGAAGACGTCGCCAACGCGGTGGTTTTCCTCGCCTCCGATGCTTCTGACTACATCATCGGCACCACCCTGTTTATCGACGGCGGCATGAGCCTCTATCCGGAGTTTCGCGGCAATGGCTGA
- a CDS encoding MFS transporter produces the protein MANPYRELFNAPGARNFVLAGMIARMPISMTGIGVITMLSQLYGGYALAGAVAATFALATAFCAPQVSRLVDRFGQGKVLPISALIGGGALLMLLLCTRLQAPNWTLFVFAALAGCMPSMSAMVRARWTEIYRGQPQLQTAYALESVLDEVCFIVGPPLSVGLCVAVFPEAGPLAALLALAIGVTAFVAQRSTEPPVHPHASEHHGSIIGSTDIQLLLALMIAMGVIVGVVDVVSVAFAQQQGQPAAASIVLSVYAIGSCLAGIAFGAMRSKLPLPRLFLYGGVATAVTTLPLLLASNILGLALAVFIAGLFFAPTLIVAMALVERIVPPAKLTEGLTWLVTGLSIGVAIGAAGSGALVDAFGARSGFWLAIAAGAVVLASAVQSFRHLK, from the coding sequence ATGGCAAACCCATACCGCGAATTGTTCAACGCCCCCGGCGCCCGAAATTTTGTGCTGGCCGGGATGATCGCGCGCATGCCGATTTCAATGACCGGCATCGGCGTGATCACCATGCTTTCGCAGCTGTATGGTGGGTACGCACTGGCCGGTGCGGTGGCGGCGACATTTGCCTTGGCCACGGCGTTTTGTGCACCGCAGGTTTCGCGACTGGTGGACCGCTTCGGTCAGGGCAAAGTGCTGCCCATTTCGGCATTGATCGGTGGTGGCGCGCTGTTGATGTTGCTGCTGTGTACACGGTTGCAGGCGCCGAACTGGACGCTGTTTGTGTTCGCCGCGCTCGCTGGGTGCATGCCGAGTATGTCGGCGATGGTGCGGGCGCGCTGGACCGAAATCTATCGCGGCCAGCCGCAATTGCAGACCGCGTATGCGCTGGAGTCGGTGCTTGATGAAGTTTGTTTCATCGTCGGCCCACCGCTGTCGGTGGGGCTGTGCGTGGCGGTGTTTCCCGAAGCCGGGCCACTGGCGGCGTTGCTCGCGCTGGCGATCGGCGTAACGGCGTTTGTCGCCCAGCGCAGCACCGAGCCGCCGGTGCATCCGCACGCGTCTGAACATCACGGTTCGATCATCGGCTCGACAGATATTCAGCTGTTGTTGGCCTTGATGATCGCCATGGGCGTGATCGTCGGTGTGGTCGATGTTGTCAGCGTCGCGTTTGCCCAACAACAGGGGCAACCGGCAGCGGCGAGCATTGTGCTGTCGGTGTATGCCATCGGTTCGTGTCTGGCCGGGATCGCGTTTGGGGCGATGCGTTCGAAACTGCCGCTGCCGCGACTGTTTCTGTATGGCGGAGTGGCAACGGCAGTGACGACGTTGCCGCTATTGCTGGCGAGCAACATTCTCGGCCTGGCGCTGGCGGTTTTCATTGCCGGGCTGTTCTTTGCGCCGACCCTGATTGTCGCGATGGCACTGGTCGAACGCATCGTACCGCCGGCCAAACTCACCGAAGGCCTGACCTGGCTGGTGACCGGTCTGAGCATCGGCGTTGCCATCGGCGCCGCCGGTTCCGGTGCGCTGGTCGATGCCTTTGGCGCGCGCAGTGGCTTCTGGCTGGCGATTGCCGCCGGGGCGGTGGTCCTCGCGTCGGCGGTGCAGAGTTTCCGTCATCTGAAGTGA
- a CDS encoding alpha/beta fold hydrolase, whose amino-acid sequence MTKLTLLCLPYSGASAMVYSRWRRQLPSWLHLQPVELPGRGARFDEPLQIDMRALAGQLAREHKPGLQTPYALFGHSLGALLACEMAHAFRELGAPEPVALFASGTAAPTMRSDYDRGFAEARSDDELIEQLRTFQGTSEEVLANQELMSLTLPVLRADFMMCGRFTPAQRPLLNCPVHVLGGKEDRATTEQLIGWSKETLGSFSVDMMTGGHFFIHEHEARVIRTIKTHLEVHHRRHAQAAAPAF is encoded by the coding sequence GTGACAAAGCTGACACTGCTGTGCCTGCCCTATTCGGGCGCCAGCGCCATGGTCTACAGCCGCTGGCGGCGCCAACTGCCGTCGTGGCTGCACCTGCAACCGGTGGAATTGCCCGGGCGCGGTGCCCGTTTCGACGAACCCTTGCAGATCGACATGCGTGCGCTGGCCGGCCAATTGGCCCGTGAGCACAAGCCCGGCTTGCAGACGCCTTATGCCCTGTTCGGGCATAGCCTGGGTGCGCTGCTGGCGTGCGAAATGGCGCATGCTTTTCGCGAACTCGGTGCGCCGGAGCCGGTGGCGTTGTTCGCTTCCGGCACGGCCGCCCCGACCATGCGCAGTGACTACGATCGCGGCTTTGCCGAGGCGCGCAGCGATGACGAGTTGATCGAGCAGTTGCGCACCTTTCAAGGCACCAGTGAGGAAGTGCTGGCCAACCAGGAACTGATGAGCCTGACGCTGCCGGTGCTGCGTGCCGACTTCATGATGTGCGGACGTTTCACGCCGGCGCAGCGGCCCTTGCTCAATTGCCCGGTGCACGTGCTGGGCGGCAAGGAAGACCGCGCGACCACCGAACAACTGATCGGCTGGAGCAAAGAAACCCTGGGCAGTTTTTCCGTCGACATGATGACCGGCGGGCATTTCTTCATCCATGAACACGAAGCCCGGGTCATCCGCACGATCAAGACCCATCTGGAAGTCCACCACCGCCGCCATGCGCAGGCAGCGGCACCGGCGTTTTAG
- a CDS encoding TauD/TfdA family dioxygenase — MAVAVGFSVRPLLPQRGRLPLLVEATDADTDLLAVFDELKELVDEHLLRDGGVLFRGFRLNGAEQFRQFAASFGHPLLNYEFGSTPRTNVTQGVYTSTEYPAHQSIPLHNEQAYSRDWPMKIWFYSMIAAKSGGETPIADSREVYRRIPVAIRERFVSKGLMYVRNFGNGLDVAWEDVFNTEDREVVEAYCKAHGIVCEWKDDGELRTRQTCQAVAVHPVTGDNVWFNQAHLFHISNLQAEVRESLLDIVDEEDLPRNVYYGDGSAIEDEVLVQIRAVLDDCAISFPWQEGDVLMLDNMLSAHARSPFEGPRKVIVAMAEGHSLDAR; from the coding sequence ATGGCTGTTGCTGTGGGATTTTCCGTTCGGCCGCTGCTGCCGCAACGGGGGCGCTTGCCGTTGTTGGTGGAAGCGACCGATGCGGATACCGACCTTTTGGCGGTGTTCGATGAATTGAAAGAGTTGGTGGACGAACACCTGCTGCGCGATGGCGGGGTGCTGTTCCGTGGATTCCGTCTGAACGGTGCTGAACAGTTCCGTCAGTTCGCGGCCAGTTTCGGCCACCCGCTGTTGAACTATGAATTCGGCTCGACGCCGCGTACCAACGTGACGCAAGGCGTGTACACGTCCACCGAATACCCGGCGCACCAAAGCATTCCGCTGCACAACGAGCAGGCCTATTCCCGCGACTGGCCGATGAAGATCTGGTTCTACAGCATGATCGCGGCCAAGTCCGGTGGCGAAACGCCGATTGCCGACAGCCGTGAAGTCTATCGGCGTATTCCGGTGGCGATTCGCGAGCGCTTCGTCAGCAAAGGCCTGATGTATGTGCGCAACTTCGGCAATGGTCTGGATGTGGCCTGGGAAGATGTGTTCAACACCGAGGATCGCGAGGTCGTCGAGGCCTACTGCAAGGCCCACGGCATTGTTTGCGAATGGAAGGACGACGGTGAGCTGCGCACCCGTCAGACCTGTCAGGCGGTGGCGGTGCATCCGGTGACCGGCGACAACGTCTGGTTCAACCAGGCGCACTTGTTCCACATTTCCAACCTGCAAGCGGAAGTGCGCGAAAGCCTGCTGGACATCGTCGACGAAGAGGACTTGCCGCGTAATGTTTACTACGGCGACGGCTCGGCCATTGAAGATGAGGTGCTGGTGCAGATTCGCGCAGTGCTCGACGACTGTGCGATCAGCTTCCCCTGGCAGGAAGGCGATGTGCTGATGCTCGACAACATGCTGTCGGCCCACGCGCGATCGCCGTTTGAGGGCCCGCGCAAAGTGATTGTCGCCATGGCCGAGGGGCATTCTCTGGACGCTCGCTGA